GAGAGAAAGTGGACATTGCAGGTCGCGCCGGGCATTTATGAAGTTTGCTATATCATATACAGTCCCTTCAGAKagtatttacaccccttgactttttccacattttgttgtattacagcctgaatttaaaatggaaaacattttgattttgtgtcactggcctatacacacatacaatgactcataatgtcaaagtggacttaTGTTTTAAGAAATTTTCACAAATAAttgaagctgaaatgtcttgagtcaataagtattcaacccctttgttatggcaagcctgaataagttcaggaataaaaatgtgcttaacaagtcacataataagttgtatggactcactgtgtgcaataagggttaaacatgatttttgaatgacaacctcatctctgtaccccacgcatacatttatctgtaaggtccctcagtggagcagtgaatttcaaactcaGATtgaacaacaaagaccagggaggtttttctaatgcaaagaagggcacctattggtagatggttaaaaatgtaaataaatgtagacattgaacatccctttgagcaagttattgatgacaatttggatgttgtatcaatacacccagtcactacaaagacacaggcgtccttcctaattcagtaggcggagaggaaggaaactgatcaggtatttcaccatgaggccaatggtgattttaaaacagttacagagtttaatggctgtgttaggagaaaactgaggatggatcaacaacattgtagtaactccaaaatactaacctaaaagacaaagtgaaaataagcaagcctgtacagaataaaaatattccaaaaacatgcatcctttttgcaataaggcactaaagtaaaactgcaaaacatgtggcaaagaaattaactttgtactgaatacaaagcgttgtttggagcaaatccaacaacacatcactaagtaccacttcatatttttaagcatggtggtggctgcatcattcaTGTTATGGATAAACTTGTCACTAgggattcatttttattttttatttttaggattacaataaacagaatagagctaagcacaggcaaaatcctagagagaaAGGCTGGACAATAACCTGTTGCtgaccaagacgacattgaatgttcctgagtggcctagttactgttttgacttaaatcggcttgaaaatctatggcaagacctgaaaatggctgtctagtaatgagcaacaaccaacttgacagagcttgaagaatttttaaaagaatgtgcaaatattgtacaatccaggtgtgcaaaYCTctaagagatttacccagaaagactcacagctgtaatcactgccaaaggtaattctaacTTGTATTGACTCAGAACTgaaaatacttatgtaagtgagatatttcattttcaacacatttaaaaacatgttttcacttagttATTACGGGGTATTATGTGMAGATGggtgataaaaataaatgtaatccattttgaattcaggttgtaacacaacaaaatgtggaataagacaaggggtataaatactttctgaaggcactgtaaatgtggTTCCTTAGACTCTAAACACCTCCCTGGGTGTTGTAAGATCTGATCGTCTGTGCAGCACATCTGTAACGATGACCTGGAACACCTCCATACTCAATCTCATTGTTTCAGGTACAAAGATTATTTGTACTCGTTTGTTTTTCCGGGAGTAGGATATGTCTTTCATTCCCTCTCATTCKTCCCCTCTCTCACTGCCAGTCCTGGTCCTTTTCATCTTCTGTCTCTGAAGGCACACCCTCATCACTGACCTCATCCTGTTCTCCTGCTCCATTCCCACCCCCGTTCCCATTCTGCATAACCTCTGCTGCCTCCCTGGCCCGTGCCTCCGCCTCAAACacccgctcctcctcctctttgagtTTGAGTGCGGCTTCCTTCTTCTCCCGCTCAGCGTGGCTCTTCATGTGGGCGCTGCGGCTTTTCACCTTGTAGAACACCctggaggtcaaaggtcaaatagaTACATGGACAATTGAACCCAGAGagctatatagagagagagacctatggCTCTGATGGAACCTACAGCCACACAGGTGACGTTCCAGGTCACCTATTTTTGCAGTTGTGCACCTCAGAAGATTGCTAAAGCATATCAATGTGGTTACTGAGACGTAAACTCTTCTCCAGGTGTTGTAAGATCTAATTACCTGTGCAGCGCGACTGCAACTAAGACAACCTGAAACGCCACCAATGGCTATTGTCTTCATTGTTGCCACACTGGTCTGAGATATCTCCAGCGAACACTGGTCTCTAAGAGAGATGCCTGGTTTATAATACGCTTGGTCAATCCCTGTCTTTCACCGTTTTCTTTCACTCAATTAAAAATTGGCGGGGAAAAGTATTAATGTGTGTCTTTTTGCAGATCATCTAAACATAACCttaaagggacacacacacacacacactgacctgctACACTTCTTGCAGGGGAACACGCCCTCTGGGTCACCGGGGGGCTTTGGGGGCGCTCTGCTCTTCTTCCCCGCCTCGGGTCGAGGTTTTCTggctgcagagggaggggttggatggggaggaCCAACCTTGTGTACAGCATCCTGGTCCCTGTGCCCTAGCACTACTCCTGTCTGGTGGGCCAAACATTACATCATTGTTTTTGTCTATTAtaccaaatcaaaatcaaatcggTCATATAcgtgtgtttagcagatgttattgcgggtgtagcgaaatacttgtaaaaaaaacaacaaaaaaaacataaaaaataatactGGAAAGTTTCCTTagagctagaagcacggcagcCCTCTGTTGGCGCCATTTTTRCCAGAAAGTACCagtgttgtactgtactgttggTGAATCAGTCTGTTAAACCAGTGTTGTACTGTCCTGTTAGTGAATAATTGGTCAAAGGACATATGATAGCAAGTATAAATAGATATGGGATAGATTTAAACATGGTACAATGAGGTTTAAAAATAATTWAAAAAATGTAACTTCAAGTGAAAATGAGCACTTACATTGTCGTGAGCCTGTAGTGTCTGAGAAACCCTGGACTGGTTGCCATCTTGACCCCTGTCACATGACCCTTCCCACTTCCTGTCAACTTCTTCCTGACTTGGTTTTGATCCCTGAGAGCTCTGTGAAAAAGAGACAAATAACACAATAAATGGTCATcttaataaaatgttattttgtaatGTAATGTTAATATATCATTTTACGTACTCATGAACGACTTGTTTTataataaactcaacaaaaaaagaaacgttcctttttcaggaccctgtctttcaaggataattcgtaaaaatccaaataacttcacagatcttcattgtaaagggtttaaacagtttcccataattaatgaacatgcacctgtggaacggtcgataagacacaaacagcttacagacagtaggcaattaaggtcacagttatgaaaacttagcacactaaagaggccgttctactgactctgaaaaacaccaaaagaaagatgcccagggtccctgctcatctgcgtgaatgtgccataggcatgctgcaaggaggcatgaggatctgcagatgtggccagggcaataaattgcaatgtccgtactatgagacgcctaagacagcactacaagggaagacaggacggacagctgatcatctcgcagtggcagaccacgtgtgacaacacctgcacaggatagtacatccgaacatcacacctgcgggacaggtacaggatggcaacaacaactgtccgagttaaggaacgcacaatccctccatcagtgctcagactgtccgcaataggctaagagagctggactgagggcttgtaggcctgttgtaaggcaggttcatCCACCAGACATCACCCGCAATAACGTCACCTAAGGCCACAAACCCACcgctgctggaccagacaggactggcaaaagtgctcttcactgacgagttacggttttgtctcaccaggggtgatggtcggattcgggtttatcgtcgaaggaatgagttacaccgaggctgtactctggagcggatcgatttggaggtggagggtccgtcatggtctggggggtgtgtcacagcatcatcggactgagcttgttgccaTTGCAGGGAATTCTCaacactgtgtgttacagggaagacatcctcctcctctcatgtggtacccttcctgcaggcttcctgacatgacctccagcatgacaatgccaccagccacaactgcttgttctgtgcagtTCTCCTGCAAgaaaggaatgtcagtgttctgccatggccagcaaagagcccgatctcatccattgagcacatctgggacctgttggattggagggtgaggctagggccaatcccccagaaatgtccgcaAACTGGCAGTGCCTTGTGAAACAGTGGGTAACATCTTACaggcaagaacgggcaaatctgggtgcagttcatgaggaggagatgcactgcagtacttaatgcagctgtggccacaccagatactgactgttgatTTTAAATGACTCCCTTTGTTCAGTGACACATTattgcatttctgttagtcacatgtctgtggaacttgtcagtttatgtctcagttgttgaatcttgttatgttcatacaatatttacacatgttaattggctgaaataaacacagttgacagtgagaggaacgtttatttttttgcgagtttatttgttttcaataacTAAAGCCTTACCTTAACATCACTACTGCCTCTGTGTGTCTATCTGCTGGGGACTCTGCACGTCCGTAGGTAACGCTTCCCTGCGACTGATTTCACCTGTTTCTTATGCATGTAGTAAAAACTCCACACATTGTGCACTGTCTTTGTTTGCAACTATATACGGAAAGACCAAAACACACAGCGACAAGCAATAGACAGTTATTAAAAGGTATTATTCTTATAGTGTTCAACTGTTTGTCCAGGTGGGTACTGATTCATGCCATGTGGTGAAACCGTCATATTTGACATGGCCTGGTTAGAAGTGAGCGTACCAGTTTCGCACATGAAGAAGTCCTTCCTGTAGTAGAGATGCCTTTATGAAGAAGCGCTTTCCTGAGGGAGTCCAACTGTCTGATCCGGGGGGGATTATTCACCATCTGTCAATGAGGCctcacagtgtgtgtggtgtgtgtgtgtgtgtgtgtgtgtgttgtgtgtgtgtgtgtgtgtgtgtgtgtgtgtgtgtgtggtgtgtgtgtgtgtggtgtgtgtgtgtgtaccggatTGAggggtgtgtcatgtgtgtgaaATGTGGAAGTGAATGAATGGCACCACCCCCCCTCCATTTCCCCTTTAACAAGCACATTTTGAGAAAGAAGCAATTGAGGAAACAAAATGGCTTCCCCACCTGAGTAGTGATAGTCCGCCAGGTGGTGGCCATCAGAGAAAACGGGCTCCTTGAGCAACAGGAACGCCAGGGTCTCCTGGGGAGAGCAACACAATTCATCACCGGGcctatctagtgcactattttgaccaggggccataaGGCTCTAGTAAAAATAAACACTATAAAAAGttaatagggagccatttatgaAACCTGGGAGAAACTAATTTGCCACAGAGGGGATTATCGTGGTATCACTGGGTTAAATCACTGGGTGAGTCACTCTACTCACAAGGACATTGCCCCCGCACTCATGCAGACAGTGGAGGGCCAGCTCCTGATTGGTGCCACCGCCATACAGAGCGCTGGAGCAGGCCAAGCTCATCAGGTCATCCactagggggagagagtgaggcaATTTTGAGGTAGGAAGACAGGGACGGAGAGGAGGTGCAGGgacagaaagaggggagaggggggagagaaagagagggtggggagagaaagagagagagcaagtagagaaagacaaaaaaaagagacCGAAAGCAAAATGGTCAACATTTGGCGCTACTTCAGGACGTCACAGCCCAAGTTGTTCAAATGTGCGTACTTCGACTTCCATACAAAAACTTTTTCATGTCAGCTCTGTATGCCTCACACCACAGAGCCAMGCCGAGCTGAGCCGATCCGAGCCGAACTGAGCTGGCCTGACTATgcattcaaaatcaaatctaattttatttgtcacatacacatggttagcagatgttaatgcgagtgtagcgaaatgcttgtgcttctagttccgacaatgcagtaataaccaacaagtaatctaacaattccacaactactaccttatacacacaagtgtaaagggataaagaatatgtacataaagatatatgaatgagtgatggtacagaacggcaactATTCAACATAGTTTCTAGAACCACGCCAGTACAGTATGGTTCGGGWTGGCCCTATTCTGTGAAAACGGTATTAGATTACTATAGCTTTGAGTCAGAGGCAGTGTAGTTACCGGTCTCCTGCTCTGCGTGGCGTAGCAGGGACGCCTTCATGGGGAGCCAGACCAGGTCAGCCTTGTGCTGGTCCCACTGGGTCAGCGAGCGGTCACACTGCAGCTCTGGTACCTCCGCCTGGTACTGTAGGCCAATGTTAATACGCCtgggggtggggagagggagggagggtcggAGGGAGGTAGATGGTGGGGAGaacgagggagacagagagcaggtggagcgagagagattgtgggtttgattcctggggccacccatatgtaaaatgcatgcatgactgtaagccGCTATAGATAAAAGCGTctgttaaatggcatatatagTATAACTGCATCCTAATGCATTACACCGGAGTTCAGTGTTACAGAGGTTTGTACTCACGGTTCAaagctgacaggtgtggcgtcGGTGATCAAAGGGAGGACTGGGGGTGTGATGTCTGTAGAGCTGGCTGTAGAACACAAATGAACACAGCACCTTTAGGACGCTACCATCTGGACAGAGGTATAtagaacagagaggacagagagaccatCTGGACCAGAGGTAtatagaacagagaacagagagaccatCTGGACAGCAGGTATATAGAACAGAGAAGACCATCTGGACAGAGGTATATAGAACAGAGAGACATCTGACAGAGTATATAGAACAGAGAGACCAATTGGACAGAATAtagaacagagaggacagagagaccatCTGGACAGAGGTATATAGAACAGAGAGACCATCTGGACAGAGGTATATAGAACAGAGAGACATCTGGACAGAGGTATAtagaacagaggacagagagaccatCTGGACAGAGGTATATAGAACAGAGAGACCATCTGGACAGAGGTATAtagaacagagaggacagagagaccatCTGGACAGAGGTATATAGAACAGAGAGACCATCTGGACAGAGTATATCAGAACACAGAGAGACCATCTGGACAGAGGTATATAGAACAGAGAGACCATCTGGACAGAGTTAtagaacagagaggacagagagacctcTGGACAAGAGGTATATAGACAGAGAGACCATCTGGCAGAGGTAGAGAGACTATAGAACTTGATTTGATCTCAGAACGCAGGAAGTCATGGGGCCATTTAACTCTGGAGGACTGTGGGCAAGCgttcctaatggcaccctattccctacatagtgcaccgcTTTTGGCCAGGGTCCATAGGACTGGTCAAAAGtcatgcactacatagggaatagggtgccatttgtgacgcatcCCACACTTTAAGCGCTGGTTTCAATGTTCAATCGCGATTTCCCCATTGAAAATGCTTTTTTAGTCCAAGACTTAACtactgggaaaccagccctaaccAGCCCTGGACTACTGACAAGAGAAATACATTGTGACAAGGATGCATGCAGTGCATAGGAAAAGAAAggaacagatttttattttacgTAATAACAATAGAGGTAAGGGACATCTAGGAGAGAGAGGAAAMAaaaagagagacggagggagggaaagagagagaacgatacAGCGAGACTCCTCGAGCTTCCGTGACAAGACTTACTGGATCGCAGAAGGCTGCGCGAGGCCGACTTGGGCGTGTTGGGTGGCGGCTGCAGGGTCTGGTTGCTGGCGGCGATGGAAGACAGGAAGGTGGAGAAGTAGAGACCAGAGCCCTCGCGCACCGGCGACAGGATGGGCGGCGGGGTGTAGGGCGGCAGGGTGAAGTGGTGGTCGGGCAGGCGGATGGGCGACCGCAGGTGGCTCTGGTAGGGAGTGATGGCGGAGTAGACCGAGGGGGCGATGAACGTAGCCGGTTTGGGTGGCGGGATGAAGAGGGGCTCGGGACGAGGCCGCCATTTGTGCTTGGCTAATTTCCCATCGTCGTCCTGACCAACATCGCCCTCCCCGTCCTGGTTGGGTGAGATGATTGTGAGGAGTTCAGTGATATTTCAGAGAATGACAaggacaaatagacacacaaccaACTGCATTGGTTCAGTGGAAGGTGGGAGGGAGATTATGACTTGTGTGGGGAAGTCACCGGCGGGATTAATCAAGTCGCTAAATAATAACATTGTGAAACCACATTGAATGTTTTTGGCCTCTACTTCAAAGTGGCTCCATTGagtcctatttttttatttttttatttcacctttatttaaccaggtaggccagtggagaacaagttctcatttacaactgcgacctggccaagataaagcaaagcagtgcgacaaaaacaacaacacagagttacacatgagataaacaaacgtacagtcaatagcacTATTGAACGATAGCGCATGACAACCCAACCCATTGTGGAGTTAAGGCCTAATTTCTACATACTAAAACATGTCCCCCCCAGCAGGTCATCatatctgggttcaaatagtattacTTTTTTCCCCATATACTATAACTGTGCTTGATCGAGCTTGCCTGGRTGGCACAACAGAACAAACAGAATAGTCTAAAAAGGGCAAACCCCCACCCACCTGgaactccaggcaggctcaaacaaacactcaaagtatGTGAAAGAaagcaaatactatttgaaccctagattgtgttcattaggcaccaaaacagaagaaaacagtgaGGAACTATGTGGACTTGTTCAACAAGGAACACTAAAATGCTAAAAAACATTTCTACTACGCcttgcctaatgaatacaaccaagGTCTGCATGCCACAGGACCTACCGGGCTGAAGCTCTCCGAGAGGGAGTTCCTCAGTGAGCGGCGGCTTGCTACAATGACTGAGGGCTTGTGTTGGGGCTGGGGCGGGAGCAGGGCATGCTGGCCCGGGGGGCGCCCGTGAGGCCAGGTGCCCGGAGGGGCTGTCTGACCCTGGCACACTGGCACGGACACGGGGATAACCAGGGGCACCATACCAGCTTGTCTGCCCATAAgaccctcctcctgctgctgctagagaaaaagagggggggtAGAGGGGAATAACAGATATAGAAATAAGTAGAGAAAGGAGATAATATAGATAATATAGATATTatatagataatatatatataatatagacaaTATGTAAGGGAGTAGAATAGAAAGTGAAAGTAAATATGGCAAATAGTAAACTTTCCATTCTACATGCTTGACAAATGAAATGAAACCCCCGCAGCAATTGTTCTTCTCAGACTGTAGGTATGCATGTCACAGACAATTTATGGACATTGCTTAAAGGCAGTCTTCAGTGTTGCAAGATCCTGTTTCACAAATAGAATCAAGAAAGCACTGCGCGCGTCYTATGACCAACCAGTTACTTATAAGCAGCAAATAGTTACTGTCAGCTTACAAAACGTCCGGAACTAGTGAAAATACACAACATTAGCAACTACATTCAAGCCAGGCCAGAGAAATACTTTTGAAATCTAATTCAAATGACTCCAGTAAATGCCTCAAATCTCAATTCTGCACCATTGAACTGCACCCCACCCCCCACGGCCAACTCAGCAGTTGGGCTTGTTCTTcagaaatatttaaaaatatataaaaaaaagaagctcAACCTTGGGATTGCGAATAACAGTGGTAGGACTGTTTTATTAAGGCACCTGGTTGGGGAGAGTGTGGAGGAGTGGGAGTCTGCAGGCTGTGGCTCCAGGCCGCAGCCCCTCCCTGGCTCAGCTGAATGGCTGGGGAGGGAGAGTCCGGAGCGGCTCCAGGCTGTAGCCACGGCCCCTCCCTGGCTCAGCTGAATGGCTGGGAGGGAGAGTCCGGAGCGGCTCCAGGCTGTATTCACGGCCCCTCCCTGGCTCAGCTGAATGGCTGGGAGGGAGAGTCCGGAGCGACTCCAGGCTGCAGCCGCGGCCCCTCCCTGGCTCAGCTGAATGGCTGGGGAGGAAGAGCCCTGAGGAATGTAGAGGTGTGCAGACATGTATCTGCTTCAACAGTCTGCACCCAGCACacagtttctctctctgcagtctgcaCCCAGTCTCCCCCCCTGCAGCCTGCGCCCAGCACAGTCTCTCTCCCTGCAGCCTGCGCCcagcacagtctctctctctctccccctctctgccgaTTTATTCAATAATCAACATGTTTTGCCTTTAAAAAACAAGTCCTGAAAAAATGCAGCTGCTTTAGTGGGTGTGCCTAAGGGAAACGTCAACATCATAAATTCCTGACAGCAAGGCTAGGAATCACTCTTTTCTCACAGAAGTACAGCATAAGGGGAAGTCCTGCATAGAAACCATGATGTTCCTCTTGGAAGAGGAACAGAGTGTTGTAGTGGTCACAGTGGCAGCAAAGTAGGGGAAAGACACAATCAATCTAAATTCAATAGTCAGGCTGCTGTGTGTGAAAATTCAGCACTTGCAGAAAGATGAAATTAGGAatatatgtataattatttaactgCGTGTACTGTACAAGTGAGCGAAAATAGCAGTAGAAGTATTGTGGTCTGTTAATTTACTCCAatcaggggaggggtggtaggattCAGGAGTCACATTATTACTACCTTCAGGAAATACACGAGGTATTTAATCAACATCCTTATTTCCCTGGCTCATTGTGTAGGCCTTCGCGTACAGCGACAATTTTGAACACTTGCTGTTCAGAGGTCTATGTGAAtgattgttttttgtgtgtttctttAAAGGAGTCTGGCAGACCCACACCTTCTGTATTTTGTGTTTATTGGACCGATGATAGAGAGGAAAGTTGATAGGAGGACAGTGCTAGAGCAGTGGGTCAGAATCAAACCAATGCTTGCAGCGGTACACAGTACATGTGATCCAGACGCAGGGGCTTAGACCGATGGACTAACCTAGGCCACTATGTGAGTTGAACGTGGAACAGGTTTTAGGCCTGGTTGAACTAAACAAAAGAGTGTAAACAAACCTTGGCCATCTTGGAGGAGGGCAGTGATTCCCTCTCGGAAGCCTTCTGGGCCAGAGTCTCCAAGTTGATCTCTTTCGACGCCCTCCTCCTCCGGCGGGTACTCTGGATAACCCCCCCAGTCGGCCCCTGTCTCCCCCCCCCTTCTCGTCTGGCTACCACACCGTTCTGGGGTACCTCTCTGAAGGTCTGGTTCCAMGGGGATAGTGAGGGAGGGTCCACGAGTGGTGATAGCCCATCTCTGGAGAGGCGGCGGGAGCGACGGGGGGCAGCCGGAGATGCGTCTGAGGAGGGTGACATGGGGTCCGATGTGAGTTTTGGGGGGCAGGGGTCGGTTGGTGTGCTTGATGGGTCAGCGGACGGGGTATCTACATCCGGTGTATGTCCCAGTCCCTCAGTCTCCACAGACAGAGGCATGTCCTTCTGAGGGGTTGAGGGGCTAGCTCTAGATGGACAGTTGTCAGGGGGCTGGTTATAACTCAGGATGTGTTGGTTTGGCTGCGGCTTTTGCTGAGACTGCGGCTGCAGTATTTCCTGCGGTGGTAAACTGTGTGGCGGTTGAAGCTGCTGCTGGTGCATTTGTTGCCGTTGCTCCTGTTGTATTTGCTGCTTGTGATACTGCTGATTCAGCTGCAGTTGGATCTGATGCTGTTGCATTTGGTGCTGGAGCTGTTGCTGCAACtggtgctgctgttgttgttgttgttgatgatgatgctgctgatgtaactgttgttgttgctgcttctgctgttgttgttgctgctgttgcatCTGAAGCTGCATcagttggtgttgttgttgggtTTTTGGCTGCTCGTTGTAGCTCAGGTTGGGGATGGCCTTGGTTCCCCCCTGGAACACCGGATAGTATCCAGACGGAAGGTGCTGTTTGGTGGGTCCGAACGCCAGCTGGATGGGCTGCATCAAGGACCCTGGTTGCATggtggggtgagaggagggggcaTGGGGGGGCTGAGCCTGGAGATCTACACCTGTATGGCCCTGCTGGAAGGCCTGGAGCTGGGCTTGACGCATGGCGACTGCGGCAGCTTGCTGCCCCCACTCTAAGCCCCTAGCCTGGGCTTGAGCTTGGGTTGCCTCCCTGTAAACCTCCATGGAACCTGGAGCCTGTTTCTCTGCTGGCCCCATCTGCAGAGCAGCTCCTCCATCGTGGCTCCCCTTGGGGAAGGCCATCTGGACCCTAACGTTGTTCAAGCCGTCCATATACGGGCTAAAGTTCTGCCCCCATGAATTGGTTGGCAGGGGTCCGGAAGCATCCTGAGACCAGCCAGCAGCTTGGATGTGGTCCTGGTGCATCCATTTGACAGAGGCAGTCTGCTGATAGTGTGCACGACTTTGGGGCCCCTTCTCTGGGTTGAAGACCCCAGAGCCGTGGCCTCCAGGCTCCCCTACCCTGTGAGCAGACTCCAGAGCCGGGGGGCCCATACCGCCATAGAAGACATCCCCCGCGTGCTGCACTGTGGGCTCCTTCATGGCAGCTGCAGCCCGATGTTTGCCCCCACTCTTATCAGGGATCACTTTCTGCTGGGGAGGATGACTCATACTATAATCATCaagcaaaaaaactaaaacagcgGGGGAAAAAGTTGAGGTCCTTTATATATATCCCCAGTCACTTGAGTAAAAAACAAGGACGAGGCCAAGTGTTTCTGCCTAGACTGCCTCGGTCTGGGACCGTTGTGTCCTGCTTTGTTTAACGGCGAGAACAGAGGAACTCGGGAGGAAACATAAGTCCGACAGGAAAGAGTAGAGGGTGGAGAACACACACCTCCTCCCTCAAGTCAGATCTGAAGAAGTTTGCTGCTGTTAGGGGTCACGGCGGCCCTGGATCCCCAGGTGTACCTCATTCATGTGTGG
Above is a genomic segment from Salvelinus sp. IW2-2015 linkage group LG28, ASM291031v2, whole genome shotgun sequence containing:
- the mideasa gene encoding LOW QUALITY PROTEIN: mitotic deacetylase associated SANT domain protein a (The sequence of the model RefSeq protein was modified relative to this genomic sequence to represent the inferred CDS: inserted 2 bases in 1 codon) — its product is MSHPPQQKVIPDKSGGKHRAAAAMKEPTVQHAGDVFYGGMGPPALESAHRVGEPGGHGSGVFNPEKGPQSRAHYQQTASVKWMHQDHIQAAGWSQDASGPLPTNSWGQNFSPYMDGLNNVRVQMAFPKGSHDGGAALQMGPAEKQAPGSMEVYREATQAQAQARGLEWGQQAAAVAMRQAQLQAFQQGHTGVDLQAQPPHAPSSHPTMQPGSLMQPIQLAFGPTKQHLPSGYYPVFQGGTKAIPNLSYNEQPKTQQQHQLMQLQMQQQQQQQQKQQQQQLHQQHHHQQQQQQQHQLQQQLQHQMQQHQIQLQLNQQYHKQQIQQEQRQQMHQQQLQPPHSLPPQEILQPQSQQKPQPNQHILSYNQPPDNCPSRASPSTPQKDMPLSVETEGLGHTPDVDTPSADPSSTPTDPCPPKLTSDPMSPSSDASPAAPRRSRRLSRDGLSPLVDPPSLSPWNQTFREVPQNGVVARREGGGRQGPTGGVIQSTRRRRRASKEINLETLAQKASERESLPSSKMAKQQQEEGLMGRQAGMVPLVIPVSVPVCQGQTAPPGTWPHGRPPGQHALLPPQPQHKPSVIVASRRSLRNSLSESFSPDGEGDVGQDDDGKLAKHKWRPRPEPLFIPPPKPATFIAPSVYSAITPYQSHLRSPIRLPDHHFTLPPYTPPPILSPVREGSGLYFSTFLSSIAASNQTLQPPPNTPKSASRSLLRSTSSTDITPPVLPLITDATPVSFEPRINIGLQYQAEVPELQCDRSLTQWDQHKADLVWLPMKASLLRHAEQETVDDLMSLACSSALYGGGTNQELALHCLHECGGNVLETLAFLLLKEPVFSDGHHLADYHYSGRTSSCAKLLQTKTVHNVWSFYYMHKKQVKXQSQGSVTYGRAESPADRHTEAVVMLSSQGSKPSQEEVDRKWEGSCDRGQDGNQSRVSQTLQAHDNTGVVLGHRDQDAVHKVGPPHPTPPSAARKPRPEAGKKSRAPPKPPGDPEGVFPCKKCSRVFYKVKSRSAHMKSHAEREKKEAALKLKEEEERVFEAEARAREAAEVMQNGNGGGNGAGEQDEVSDEGVPSETEDEKDQDWQ